The Epinephelus lanceolatus isolate andai-2023 chromosome 21, ASM4190304v1, whole genome shotgun sequence genome has a segment encoding these proteins:
- the hmx3b gene encoding homeobox protein HMX3-B, with translation MADSDAQETRQPAKDSPFSIKNLLNIEDKPTKPKTFLGSSKGVFEGSFFSRLGDLSFPRFELPTQRIGLSAQYLERASTWWYPYTLGTHLRTGGSEKANLREASPTPDRRSPDLPKSDQDAKEESADDDIALDDSDSEEPKKEIDQEDDWRRKTDELDSERKPCRKKKTRTVFSRSQVFQLESTFDIKRYLSSSERAGLAASLHLTETQVKIWFQNRRNKWKRQLAAELEAANLSHAAAQRIVRVPILYHENGAPETAGGPAANSPGSQSLLAFPHHMYYSHPVPLLRPV, from the exons ATGGCAGACTCTGATGCGCAAGAGACTCGCCAACCCGCAAAGGACTCGCCGTTCTCCATCAAGAACCTGCTGAACATCGAAGACAAACCCACGAAGCCGAAAACGTTCCTCGGCTCATCCAAAGGAGTGTTTGAGGGCAGCTTCTTCTCTCGGCTCGGTGACTTGTCTTTCCCTCGGTTTGAGTTGCCCACACAGAGAATTGGACTATCGGCGCAGTATTTGGAGAGAGCGTCTACCTGGTGGTACCCATACACACTCGGGACTCATCTGAGGACTGGAG GGTCTGAGAAGGCCAACCTAAGGGAAGCATCACCGACACCGGACAGGCGCTCCCCGGATCTCCCAAAAAGTGACCAAGATGCCAAAGAGGAAAGCGCCGACGACGACATCGCGCTGGATGACAGTGACTCTGAGGAGCCAAAGAAAGAAATAGACCAGGAGGACGACTGGAGGCGGAAAACGGACGAACTGGACTCCGAGAGGAAGCCGTGTCGGAAGAAGAAGACGCGCACGGTGTTTTCCAGGAGTCAGGTCTTCCAGCTGGAGTCCACCTTCGACATCAAGCGCTACCTGAGCAGCTCGGAGCGGGCAGGCCTGGCCGCGTCCCTGCACCTGACGGAGACGCAGGTGAAGATCTGGTTTCAGAACCGGAGGAATAAGTGGAAACGGCAGCTGGCCGCGGAGCTGGAGGCGGCCAACCTGAGCCACGCGGCGGCGCAGAGGATTGTGCGGGTTCCGATACTTTACCACGAGAACGGAGCCCCGGAAACGGCCGGGGGCCCCGCTGCAAACTCACCGGGCAGCCAGTCGCTCCTGGCTTTTCCCCATCACATGTACTATTCCCACCCGGTCCCACTGCTGAGGCCTGTTTAA
- the bub3 gene encoding mitotic checkpoint protein BUB3 isoform X2, translating into MTGSNEYKLNQGPEDSISAVKFSPSTAQFLLVSSWDCTVRLYDVGGNTMRMKYQHTAPVLDCAFYDPTHSWSGGLDAQLKTHDLNTDQDTIVGTHDAPIRCVEYCPEVNVMVTGSWDRSVRLWDPRTPCNAGTFTQPEKVYTLSVAGDRLIVGTAGRRVLVWDLRNMGYVQQRRESSLKYQTRCIRAFPNKQGYVLSSIEGRVAVEYLDPSQEVQKKKYAFKCHRLKEEGIEHVYPVNAISFHSIHNTFATGGSDGFVNIWDPFNKKRLCQFHRYPTSIASLAFNNDGTMLAIASSYMHEKGDISHPEDAIFIRQVTDAETKPK; encoded by the exons ATGACAGGCTCGAACGAGTACAAGCTAAACCAGGGACCAGAGGACAGCATCTCTGCTGTCAAGTTCAGCCCCAGCACAGCCCAGTTCCTGCTGGTCTCCTCCTGGGACTGCACCGTCCGTCTCTATGATGTCGGAGGGAACACCATGCGGATGAAGTACCAGCACACAGCTCCAGTTCTTGACTGTGCTTTTTAT gACCCGACACATTCTTGGAGTGGAGGTTTAGATGCACAATTAAAAACTCACGATTTGAACACAGACCAAG ATACAATAGTTGGAACACACGATGCCCCCATTCGTTGTGTGGAATACTGCCCAGAAGTTAATGTCATGGTAACGGGTAGCTGGGACAGATCGGTTCGGCTGTGGGACCCAAGGACACCCTGTAATGCTGGCACCTTTACTCAGCCTGAAAAG GTGTACACCCTCTCTGTGGCTGGAGATAGGCTGATCGTTGGCACAGCTGGAAGACGAGTCCTGGTGTGGGATTTGAGGAACATGGGCTACGTTCAGCAAAGACGAGAGTCCAGTCTCAAGTATCAGACTCGCTGCATTAGAGCCTTCCCCAACAAACAG GGCTACGTCTTGAGTTCAATCGAGGGACGTGTAGCTGTGGAGTACCTGGACCCGAGCCAAGAGGTTCAGAAGAAGAAGTATGCCTTCAAATGCCACAGGCTGAAGGAGGAGGGAATCGAGCATGTTTACCCTGTCAATGCCATCTCATTTCACAGTATTCATAACACCTTTGCCACAG GTGGCTCAGACGGCTTTGTGAACATCTGGGACCCGTTCAACAAGAAGCGCCTGTGTCAGTTCCACAGGTACCCGACCAGCATCGCCTCACTGGCCTTCAACAACGACGGCACTATGCTCGCAATCGCCTCCTCATACATGCACGAGAAGGGCGACATCAGCCACCCAGAGGATGCCATCTTCATCCGCCAAGTCACAGATGCCGAGACAAAACCCAAGTGA
- the bub3 gene encoding mitotic checkpoint protein BUB3 isoform X1, whose translation MTGSNEYKLNQGPEDSISAVKFSPSTAQFLLVSSWDCTVRLYDVGGNTMRMKYQHTAPVLDCAFYDPTHSWSGGLDAQLKTHDLNTDQDTIVGTHDAPIRCVEYCPEVNVMVTGSWDRSVRLWDPRTPCNAGTFTQPEKVYTLSVAGDRLIVGTAGRRVLVWDLRNMGYVQQRRESSLKYQTRCIRAFPNKQGYVLSSIEGRVAVEYLDPSQEVQKKKYAFKCHRLKEEGIEHVYPVNAISFHSIHNTFATGGSDGFVNIWDPFNKKRLCQFHRYPTSIASLAFNNDGTMLAIASSYMHEKGDISHPEDAIFIRQVTDAETKPKST comes from the exons ATGACAGGCTCGAACGAGTACAAGCTAAACCAGGGACCAGAGGACAGCATCTCTGCTGTCAAGTTCAGCCCCAGCACAGCCCAGTTCCTGCTGGTCTCCTCCTGGGACTGCACCGTCCGTCTCTATGATGTCGGAGGGAACACCATGCGGATGAAGTACCAGCACACAGCTCCAGTTCTTGACTGTGCTTTTTAT gACCCGACACATTCTTGGAGTGGAGGTTTAGATGCACAATTAAAAACTCACGATTTGAACACAGACCAAG ATACAATAGTTGGAACACACGATGCCCCCATTCGTTGTGTGGAATACTGCCCAGAAGTTAATGTCATGGTAACGGGTAGCTGGGACAGATCGGTTCGGCTGTGGGACCCAAGGACACCCTGTAATGCTGGCACCTTTACTCAGCCTGAAAAG GTGTACACCCTCTCTGTGGCTGGAGATAGGCTGATCGTTGGCACAGCTGGAAGACGAGTCCTGGTGTGGGATTTGAGGAACATGGGCTACGTTCAGCAAAGACGAGAGTCCAGTCTCAAGTATCAGACTCGCTGCATTAGAGCCTTCCCCAACAAACAG GGCTACGTCTTGAGTTCAATCGAGGGACGTGTAGCTGTGGAGTACCTGGACCCGAGCCAAGAGGTTCAGAAGAAGAAGTATGCCTTCAAATGCCACAGGCTGAAGGAGGAGGGAATCGAGCATGTTTACCCTGTCAATGCCATCTCATTTCACAGTATTCATAACACCTTTGCCACAG GTGGCTCAGACGGCTTTGTGAACATCTGGGACCCGTTCAACAAGAAGCGCCTGTGTCAGTTCCACAGGTACCCGACCAGCATCGCCTCACTGGCCTTCAACAACGACGGCACTATGCTCGCAATCGCCTCCTCATACATGCACGAGAAGGGCGACATCAGCCACCCAGAGGATGCCATCTTCATCCGCCAAGTCACAGATGCCGAGACAAAACCCAA ATCAACCTGA